A portion of the Punica granatum isolate Tunisia-2019 chromosome 7, ASM765513v2, whole genome shotgun sequence genome contains these proteins:
- the LOC116215115 gene encoding ankyrin repeat domain-containing protein EMB506, chloroplastic-like isoform X1, with product MALSCSASTTSTFYRRLFYPKPSAFVTLRYSSTSEKLLCLAVRGKLGFSLSRTLLKTLYRAYPLRRQQQLGVWEEPDEGSDSEYEDEENGSEIDENDMDFESDWEQEEFRGSSVAVTAGGSSSNDYEEDLVKEVEQLLGPEERTILQENTTPNLDKISTAKWVPLHSLALAGQIPFIDGLLENVVDIDMVDKDGLTALHKVIIGKKEAVVSHLLRKGANPHAKDQDGATPLHYAVQVSARQTVKLLIKCKADVNVADNEGWTPLHIAMQTRNRDIGKILLVNGADKTRRNKDGKTPLDLCLCYGKDFKSYDIAKMLKLTPANNRDY from the exons ATGGCATTGTCTTGTTCTGCTTCAACAACTTCCACATTTTATCGCAGACTGTTTTATCCGAAGCCTTCCGCTTTTGTTACTCTGAGATATAGCTCTACTAGTGAGAAACTGTTGTGCCTTGCTGTAAGAGGAAAATTGGGTTTCTCTCTTTCGAGAACGCTCTTGAAAACCCTTTACCGAGCATATCCCCTTAGGAGACAGCAGCAGCTTGGAGTGTGGGAAGAACCTGATGAGGGAAGTGATAGTGAGtacgaagatgaagaaaatggGAGTGAAATAGATGAGAACGATATGGATTTTGAGAGTGACTGGGAACAAGAGGAATTTAGGGGGTCAAGCGTTGCAGTGACTGCTGGTGGGTCCTCCTCAAATGACTATGAAGAGGACTTGGTGAAAG AGGTTGAGCAACTCCTGGGACCAGAAGAAAGAACAATTCTGCAGGAGAACACTACTCCTAATTTGGATAAAATATCGACA GCAAAATGGGTACCACTGCATAGTCTTGCATTAGCAGGACAGATTCCTTTCATTGACGGGCTGCTCGAGAATGTTGTTGATATTGATATGGTTGATAAG GATGGTCTTACTGCTCTCCACAAAGTGATAATTGGTAAAAAGGAGGCTGTAGTTAGTCATCTACTGAGGAAGGGTGCAAATCCTCATGCCAAGGATCAG GATGGGGCCACCCCTCTGCATTATGCTGTTCAAGTCAGTGCCAGACAAACTGTTAAGTTACTGATCAAATGCAAGGCTGATGTCAATGTGGCAGATAAT GAAGGGTGGACTCCGCTGCATATTGCAATGCAGACTAGGAACCGAGATATTGGGAAAATTTTATTGGTGAATGGAGCTGacaaaacaagaagaaacaaG GATGGGAAAACACCTCTGGATCTATGCTTATGCTATGGCAAGGACTTTAAGTCATACGATATTGCGAAAATGCTGAAACTCACACCGGCTAATAACCGCGACTATTGA
- the LOC116214881 gene encoding uncharacterized protein LOC116214881, whose product MSQKGYAIELYFDPALENQVLKAWNVLARRQISTQLIEIESRPHITLFSAPFVDPTKLENIIKIFSSKQAPLPLSFSMIGSFSNDNDVLFLTPTPTVSLLQFHSQLCDAMKKEGIEIGEESRPESWVPYCAVAQEVPRTRMAEGFCVLRDLKLPVSGYAVDIGLVEFSPVRELFSFVLGNTVEG is encoded by the coding sequence ATGTCACAAAAAGGTTATGCAATTGAGCTCTACTTCGACCCTGCCCTCGAGAACCAGGTCCTTAAGGCTTGGAATGTCCTGGCACGCCGTCAGATCAGCACCCAGCTCATTGAGATCGAGTCTCGGCCCCACATCACCCTCTTCTCAGCCCCCTTTGTTGACCCCACCAAGCTTGAgaacataataaaaattttctcttccaagcaAGCACCGCTGCCCTTGTCTTTTTCCATGATAGGGAGCTTCTCAAATGACAATGACGTTCTCTTCCTCACTCCCACACCTACAGTGTCTCTCCTCCAGTTCCACTCCCAGCTCTGTGACGCGATGAAGAAGGAAGGCATTGAGATCGGAGAGGAATCCCGCCCTGAGTCATGGGTTCCGTACTGCGCTGTTGCCCAGGAGGTCCCCAGGACACGAATGGCCGAGGGATTCTGTGTCTTGAGGGACCTGAAGTTGCCTGTTAGCGGGTATGCTGTGGATATTGGGCTCGTGGAGTTCTCTCCCGTGAGAGAGTTGTTCTCCTTCGTGCTTGGTAACACTGTAGAAggatga